A genomic stretch from Bacillus sp. E(2018) includes:
- a CDS encoding phosphotransferase has product MEPEISNESLWTHLKEEVEDRFGFEVKGCTPIKRGWLNQKWKIETNQGVFLIKQYNKERIKLYDLQTIQSTLQTQKRLFSEGLACPELLLYKGELLQKSSQDELFTVMRFMEGCLIPPGNISSEQMQSLGEEVGKLHTLLNDGTLSRKSETLFKVPSIEERVEYWQSEIHKCAEQGLDHIRSLMEIQKTSTLALDIEPFKNLTPGWCHRDLWVDNMLFSEDHISAILDFDRMNYDYLELDIGRLIISTCLQNNMLNRKAVQAFLKGYNNTNELSVERLVIALRLVWYMESTWWIDITPHEGEPPKRFQHEMVWLAVHLQQLENMMNWKKEEVTFMF; this is encoded by the coding sequence GTGGAGCCTGAAATTTCTAATGAAAGTCTTTGGACTCATTTAAAAGAGGAAGTAGAAGATCGGTTTGGGTTTGAAGTGAAAGGATGCACACCGATCAAACGTGGGTGGCTCAATCAAAAGTGGAAGATTGAAACAAATCAAGGTGTTTTCCTTATAAAGCAATATAACAAAGAGCGAATCAAACTGTACGATCTTCAAACCATCCAATCTACTCTTCAAACACAAAAAAGATTGTTTTCAGAAGGTTTAGCATGTCCAGAACTCTTGTTATATAAAGGTGAGCTTTTACAGAAGTCATCACAAGATGAACTCTTTACGGTTATGCGCTTTATGGAAGGGTGCTTAATTCCCCCGGGTAATATTTCGAGTGAACAGATGCAATCTCTCGGTGAAGAAGTTGGGAAGCTTCACACTTTACTAAATGATGGAACATTATCAAGGAAATCAGAAACATTGTTTAAGGTTCCTTCTATAGAAGAACGTGTGGAGTATTGGCAAAGTGAAATACATAAATGTGCTGAACAAGGATTAGATCATATCCGTTCTTTAATGGAAATTCAAAAGACTTCAACCTTAGCGTTGGATATTGAGCCGTTTAAAAATCTCACTCCTGGCTGGTGTCATCGGGACCTTTGGGTAGATAACATGCTTTTTTCAGAAGACCATATATCGGCGATTCTCGATTTTGATCGGATGAACTATGACTATTTAGAATTGGATATTGGGAGACTGATCATCTCAACATGTCTGCAAAATAATATGTTAAATCGTAAAGCTGTCCAGGCATTTCTTAAAGGGTACAATAATACAAATGAATTATCAGTTGAAAGATTAGTGATTGCTTTACGATTAGTTTGGTACATGGAAAGTACGTGGTGGATTGATATCACTCCTCATGAAGGAGAGCCTCCAAAAAGATTTCAGCATGAAATGGTCTGGTTAGCTGTTCATCTACAGCAATTAGAGAACATGATGAACTGGAAAAAAGAAGAAGTGACATTCATGTTTTAA
- a CDS encoding GNAT family N-acetyltransferase encodes MRKLNQSDHEKVMRLLSKRPAENLFTLWGIESYGYEDKIQTLWGQFDLDGELIAVLCKFKNKYTPYWETDCNLQEIADIINRDINEKEVNGIESLTKKMEPFIIDGYSKHESYYYAKCDPLPDFHHSDLVRCLSVEEVPQLISFYQEIPEFKREYNPESFIGQMNNGWSRIFVIEEDDKLIASASTVCETSFAAMVSGVCTLPNKKGKGLASICVEHLMHNLFQENKTLTLFYDNPEAGRIYKRLGFNDIEKWTINQCKERIKNNDN; translated from the coding sequence ATGAGAAAATTAAATCAAAGTGATCATGAAAAAGTAATGAGACTTCTGAGCAAAAGGCCAGCAGAAAATCTGTTTACATTGTGGGGAATTGAATCATATGGGTACGAAGACAAAATTCAAACACTATGGGGTCAGTTCGATTTAGATGGAGAGCTAATCGCTGTGCTATGTAAATTCAAGAACAAATATACACCGTATTGGGAAACAGACTGTAATCTACAAGAAATTGCGGACATCATCAATAGAGATATAAATGAAAAAGAAGTTAATGGAATAGAGAGTTTAACTAAAAAGATGGAACCATTTATTATAGACGGTTATTCGAAACACGAAAGTTATTATTATGCAAAATGTGACCCTTTACCAGATTTTCACCACTCTGATTTAGTTAGGTGTTTAAGTGTAGAAGAAGTTCCTCAGCTTATCTCTTTTTATCAAGAAATTCCTGAATTTAAGAGGGAGTATAATCCAGAATCTTTTATTGGTCAGATGAATAATGGATGGTCTAGGATATTCGTGATTGAAGAAGATGATAAATTGATTGCATCAGCATCAACCGTTTGTGAGACTTCTTTCGCCGCAATGGTTTCAGGGGTATGTACACTTCCTAATAAAAAGGGAAAAGGATTAGCTAGCATCTGTGTTGAACACCTCATGCATAACCTATTTCAAGAAAACAAGACACTTACACTCTTCTATGACAACCCAGAAGCTGGTCGTATCTATAAGCGATTAGGATTTAATGACATTGAGAAATGGACGATCAATCAATGTAAAGAAAGGATTAAGAATAATGACAACTAG
- a CDS encoding DUF2500 domain-containing protein produces MKGISQWNSNNKQPVLSVAAEMVTKRSKVSGGSNDSSASTWYFVTFEVESGDRMEFHVKAQEYGMLVEGDRGTLTFQGTRYLGFERNRQSQSL; encoded by the coding sequence GTGAAAGGAATCAGTCAGTGGAACAGCAATAACAAGCAGCCTGTACTATCCGTTGCAGCAGAAATGGTTACAAAAAGAAGTAAAGTAAGCGGAGGTTCTAATGATTCGTCTGCTTCAACATGGTACTTCGTCACGTTTGAAGTGGAGAGCGGGGACCGAATGGAGTTTCACGTTAAGGCACAAGAGTACGGCATGTTAGTGGAAGGTGATAGAGGAACACTCACTTTTCAAGGCACACGTTATTTAGGTTTCGAACGGAATAGGCAATCCCAATCTCTATAA
- a CDS encoding YqcI/YcgG family protein, translating into MTNPEKVPAWVIEEYKTFHETVTNKTFPCYFGMAAENKGELRYAYVTHDDWSNLPEAIREFNKLFDAPKLIRHGLFVFVEPEKEEKDIPYYRDYFWKMLQSLHETDNQPWPEHIPKDPDHHLFAFSFDNEPYFVFGNAPAYKQRKTRDLGNSLVLGFQPRRIFEGLEGTSPGGAMSREKVRERVEKWDNLPKHPNISHYGDPEHREWKQYFIGDDVEPIAGKCPFHHK; encoded by the coding sequence ATGACGAATCCAGAAAAAGTGCCAGCATGGGTTATTGAAGAGTATAAAACCTTTCATGAGACGGTGACAAATAAGACCTTTCCTTGTTATTTTGGAATGGCCGCTGAGAATAAAGGGGAGCTTCGTTATGCATATGTGACGCATGATGATTGGTCGAACCTGCCTGAAGCGATTCGAGAATTCAACAAACTTTTTGACGCACCTAAATTAATTCGTCACGGACTTTTTGTGTTTGTCGAGCCTGAGAAGGAAGAGAAAGACATTCCTTATTACCGAGATTATTTTTGGAAGATGCTTCAATCACTTCACGAAACAGATAATCAGCCTTGGCCAGAACATATACCGAAAGATCCGGACCATCACTTATTCGCTTTTTCATTTGATAATGAACCTTATTTTGTATTCGGGAACGCACCCGCATACAAACAAAGAAAAACAAGAGATCTTGGTAACAGCTTAGTTCTCGGATTCCAGCCTCGCCGAATCTTTGAAGGCTTAGAGGGAACATCACCGGGCGGAGCGATGTCTCGAGAAAAAGTTCGAGAGCGGGTAGAGAAGTGGGATAATCTTCCGAAGCACCCGAACATTAGTCATTATGGGGACCCGGAACACCGTGAATGGAAACAATACTTTATTGGAGACGACGTTGAACCGATAGCGGGAAAATGTCCGTTTCATCATAAATAA
- a CDS encoding DUF2087 domain-containing protein: MTTSLESYQKSVLNAFLNKDGRLKNIPSQKKKKLVILEYFIQQLNDNQSYTEREINEFIKTYHEDFCTIRREFIVNGYMDRDAGNYIKRDESLWAKWQELK; this comes from the coding sequence ATGACAACTAGCCTAGAAAGCTACCAAAAAAGTGTATTGAACGCATTTCTAAACAAAGACGGACGCCTAAAAAACATTCCGTCTCAAAAGAAGAAGAAGTTAGTAATCTTAGAATACTTCATTCAGCAGCTGAATGACAATCAGTCCTATACGGAACGAGAAATCAATGAATTTATTAAGACGTATCATGAAGATTTTTGTACCATTCGCAGAGAATTTATTGTGAACGGATACATGGACCGTGATGCAGGAAATTACATAAAAAGAGACGAATCGCTTTGGGCAAAATGGCAAGAACTCAAGTAA